In the genome of Coturnix japonica isolate 7356 chromosome Z, Coturnix japonica 2.1, whole genome shotgun sequence, one region contains:
- the PTGR1 gene encoding prostaglandin reductase 1, with the protein MVTAKVWVLKKHFEGFPKTSDFEMKEVALANLKDGEMLLESVFLSVDPYMRPYSKRDMKEGDVMIGTQIARIVESKNPAFAVGAFVVANSGWRTHFISDGRGLNLLPSSWPESLPKSLALGTIGMPGLTAYFGLFEVCKMKPGETVLVNAAAGAVGSVVGQLAKIGGCKVVGCAGSDSKVAYLKKIGFDEAFNYKTVSSLDEALRKASPDGYDCFFDNVGGEFASIAINQMKKYGRIAVCGAISQYNDSVPQKGPYVQFPMIFKELSMKGFIVSSWSNRREEGVKALLKWVLEGKLKYHEQVTERFENMPAAFIGAGLVTYVKKELPGSAVVSAALPSWALHTWTSPPFLLFLTLLEVIFHICGNTFLLLI; encoded by the exons ATGGTGACTGCCAAGGTGTGGGtactgaagaaacattttgagGGCTTCCCCAAAACCAGtgactttgaaatgaaagaggTGGCACTGGCAAACCTGAAGGATGGAG agatgctgcttgAATCAGTGTTTCTTAGTGTTGATCCTTACATGAG ACCATACAGTAAAAGGGACATGAAGGAAGGGGATGTAATGATAGGCACACAGATTGCCAG GATTGTAGAGAGCAAGAATCCAGCTTTTGCAGTAGGGGCCTTCGTTGTGGCTAATAGCGGATGGAGAACTCATTTCATCTCTGATGGAAGAGGCCTGAATCTCCTTCCTTCAAGCTGGCCAGAATCACTCCCCAAATCTCTAGCACTTGGGACAATTGGTATGCCAGG cctcactgcttATTTTGGTCTGTTTGAGGTCTGCAAGATGAAGCCAGGAGAGACAGTGCTGGTTaatgctgcagctggtgctgtgggCTCTGTGGTGGGGCAGCTTGCTAAAATAGGG gGTTGTAAAGTggtgggctgtgctggctcaGATAGCAAGGTTgcatatctgaaaaaa ataggCTTTGATGAAGCCTTCAATTACAAGACGGTTTCTTCCTTGGATGAAGCACTGCGTAAAGCCTCTCCTGATGGCTATGACTGCTTCTTTGACAAC GTGGGTGGAGAATTTGCCAGTATTGCTATCAACCAGATGAAGAAATATGGAAGGATTGCAGTCTGTGGAGCCATCTCTCAGTACAATGACTCTGTGCCTCAGAAAG GGCCTTATGTTCAGTTTCCAATGATCTTCAAGGAACTTAGCATGAAAGGGTTTATTGTGAGCAGCTGGAGTAACCGCCGGGAGGAAGGTGTGAAGGCGCTGCTCAAATGGGTTCTGGAG GGAAAACTGAAGTACCATGAACAAGTCACTGAAAGATTTGAGAACATGCCAGCAGCTTTCATTG GGGCAGGGCTGGTGACCTATGTGAAGAAAGAATTGCCAG GAAGTGCCGTGGtgtctgctgctcttccttcatGGGCTCTCCACACTTGGacttctcctccttttcttctttttctgacacTACTAGAAGTGATATTCCAT ATATGCGGTAACACATTTCTACTTCTTATTTGA